One genomic region from Halococcus qingdaonensis encodes:
- a CDS encoding glycosyltransferase family 4 protein, with translation MSDSHSSSLADANILQVITRSDWGGAPLVVKLLATRTEANTAVACGTGGRLIDELQQENVPVFEQPSLQSPPDPVADTRAFADLYRLFRRESFDLVHCHSTKAGLLGRLAARLTGTPTIFTVHGWGFYNTGYDRAAPVIAYGERALARITDAVVCVAENDLVEGRSRGIVEHTETTVIHNGIPSLSSPQNRLTLSEEADIEPDSLVIGAIARLDPAKNPIEILRIGSELQQRGHEIELVMIGDGPLAEKCERYADEHNIDVHFLGFYMRARELLEDFDVFLMPSRFEGFPITVLECLHAGVPVVAYDVGGIAEAVTDGETGFVIPSGNQEAFVDRVEKLVADPKRRKAMSAHAETVAQSHYTAKRMVADYERVYNSVIGTT, from the coding sequence ATGTCTGATAGCCACAGCTCATCTCTCGCGGATGCGAATATTCTCCAAGTTATCACCCGCTCCGATTGGGGTGGTGCGCCGCTCGTCGTCAAACTTCTCGCAACCCGCACCGAGGCAAATACGGCAGTCGCTTGCGGTACCGGTGGCAGATTGATCGACGAACTCCAACAGGAGAACGTTCCCGTGTTTGAGCAGCCGTCACTGCAAAGCCCACCAGATCCAGTGGCCGACACACGTGCGTTCGCCGATCTGTACCGTCTGTTCCGGCGCGAATCGTTCGATCTCGTTCACTGTCACAGTACGAAGGCTGGATTGCTGGGACGGCTCGCCGCGAGACTCACAGGGACACCAACCATTTTCACCGTTCATGGCTGGGGATTCTACAACACGGGCTACGATCGCGCCGCGCCAGTCATCGCGTACGGCGAACGTGCGCTCGCACGAATCACGGATGCTGTCGTCTGTGTTGCGGAAAACGATCTCGTCGAAGGACGAAGTCGTGGCATCGTAGAACATACAGAAACGACCGTCATTCACAACGGAATTCCATCGCTTTCGAGTCCACAGAACCGTCTAACTCTCTCCGAAGAGGCTGATATCGAACCGGATTCGCTCGTTATCGGTGCGATAGCGAGGCTTGATCCAGCGAAAAACCCGATCGAAATACTTCGAATCGGTAGCGAACTCCAGCAACGAGGTCACGAGATAGAACTCGTCATGATCGGCGATGGACCACTTGCTGAGAAATGCGAACGATACGCTGATGAGCATAATATCGACGTTCATTTTCTCGGATTTTATATGCGCGCACGCGAACTCCTCGAAGATTTCGATGTATTTCTCATGCCATCTCGGTTTGAGGGATTCCCGATCACCGTGCTCGAATGCCTCCACGCCGGTGTTCCGGTCGTCGCCTACGACGTTGGCGGAATAGCGGAAGCAGTTACCGACGGCGAAACCGGGTTTGTGATTCCATCTGGCAACCAGGAGGCGTTCGTTGATCGAGTTGAGAAACTTGTCGCTGATCCCAAACGTCGCAAGGCAATGAGTGCACACGCTGAGACGGTCGCACAGTCTCACTATACAGCCAAGCGAATGGTAGCTGACTACGAACGTGTTTATAATAGTGTGATTGGCACTACGTAA
- a CDS encoding glycosyltransferase: protein MSHSPMKVCFLINGLGPAGAETLLLDIVTHTDADADIDYTVCFLEGEDTLVPEFENTGARVVDFEAKFKFDPRAMWRLARFFQREEFDILHTHLPYSQTLGRIFGRLGGQTTVVSTQHDFRNKYHPVTRTLERVTRPLDTMTVAVSRSVERDFTGESHLYPDHGDGWCTIHNGIGVDNFSEYLEQSNNTLVYDEWEIGQGPIFMTAGRYVSPKRQDVLIRAMKRVTEKIPDATLLVIGWGPLEDELRELVRRCGLEGSVHITGRVPSVEPYYAAADVFVFPSERESFGIVLLEAMAAKLPIVATNIPGPREVVDNNETGLLVPAGSPEDLAEAMIEFRSESKRSAFGRQGYDHVLNNFDIGQTVSSYLQLYEKLLQSYENSEKNQYTN, encoded by the coding sequence GTGTCGCACTCACCAATGAAAGTGTGCTTTCTGATCAACGGACTCGGGCCAGCTGGTGCAGAAACGCTACTGCTTGATATCGTTACCCATACCGATGCTGACGCTGATATCGATTACACTGTTTGCTTCCTTGAAGGAGAGGACACGCTTGTTCCGGAGTTCGAGAACACGGGTGCCCGCGTCGTCGACTTCGAGGCGAAATTCAAGTTCGATCCACGAGCGATGTGGCGACTGGCTCGCTTCTTTCAGCGCGAGGAATTCGACATATTGCATACTCACCTTCCCTATTCACAGACTCTTGGACGAATATTCGGACGGCTTGGTGGTCAGACAACAGTAGTAAGCACTCAGCATGACTTTCGTAATAAGTACCATCCTGTTACACGTACCCTTGAACGAGTGACGCGACCTCTTGATACGATGACTGTAGCTGTTTCTCGCAGCGTTGAACGAGATTTCACCGGGGAATCGCATCTCTACCCGGATCATGGCGATGGTTGGTGTACGATTCACAATGGGATTGGTGTGGACAATTTCTCAGAATATTTAGAACAATCTAACAATACGTTAGTATACGATGAGTGGGAGATTGGCCAAGGGCCAATATTCATGACTGCTGGGAGATATGTTTCCCCAAAACGTCAGGACGTTCTTATTCGAGCGATGAAACGCGTCACTGAAAAAATCCCTGACGCTACATTGCTCGTAATTGGCTGGGGACCGCTTGAAGACGAACTTCGGGAACTCGTACGCAGGTGCGGTCTAGAAGGAAGCGTGCATATAACTGGTCGAGTCCCGAGCGTGGAACCGTATTATGCCGCAGCAGATGTGTTTGTTTTCCCGTCAGAGCGCGAATCATTTGGTATTGTTCTATTAGAGGCAATGGCTGCTAAACTTCCTATCGTTGCCACCAATATCCCTGGCCCGCGTGAAGTGGTCGATAATAATGAGACTGGTTTGCTTGTTCCGGCTGGTTCGCCGGAAGATCTTGCTGAGGCGATGATTGAATTTCGATCAGAATCGAAGCGATCTGCGTTTGGACGCCAAGGTTACGACCATGTTCTCAACAATTTCGACATCGGACAAACTGTATCATCTTATCTACAACTCTATGAAAAATTACTACAATCTTATGAGAATAGTGAGAAAAACCAATATACTAATTAA
- a CDS encoding O-antigen ligase family protein, whose protein sequence is MRHSLAAASALILTSSITVIPEIPQTTSYIIFSLVFIIVFVYALWTRSNLAITARPGILIGTATVWFALFVGLVRSPTVGGILRVGAFIVFSGATMFVLPSIIPRRTAYRSLVVIAAGFGAFGIITAIIGPVGPLGIYRRVSIIDISYGVPLSLFKNPNILANVALLGTLAAGGIVFNHQSENTASNRGAAAILGIICAIVVVISGSRAALLALLAGGGVLVVAHRTNPQITAIATLGGLVAIVAVIVVAATINVDFSGRFELWAAALRATIERPAFGWGPGASADVLKSFLSPESQYSGFSTHNSYIRMFFMGGIVGGVGYLFLSMSALRVALRASDPTTLALVVAALVFFVFETGTIFGLAPISFASALAIGYAQQDENAIILRFRSSEAWRWGIIRIFT, encoded by the coding sequence GTGCGCCATTCGCTTGCGGCTGCCTCTGCACTCATCCTGACCTCCTCAATAACGGTCATTCCGGAGATACCTCAAACAACGTCATATATTATATTTTCACTCGTATTTATTATTGTATTCGTGTATGCTCTGTGGACTCGCAGCAATCTCGCGATAACGGCTCGACCGGGAATCCTTATCGGAACTGCCACGGTATGGTTTGCACTCTTCGTTGGACTCGTCCGCTCACCGACGGTCGGCGGAATATTACGTGTTGGTGCGTTCATTGTTTTCAGTGGTGCTACGATGTTCGTTCTCCCATCGATAATTCCACGACGGACTGCTTACCGCTCGCTAGTGGTAATTGCAGCTGGATTTGGAGCGTTTGGTATTATCACAGCAATCATCGGTCCTGTTGGTCCACTAGGAATTTATCGCCGAGTATCGATTATCGACATCAGTTATGGTGTCCCACTCTCATTGTTCAAGAATCCAAATATACTCGCAAATGTTGCCCTTCTTGGAACACTTGCAGCTGGCGGGATCGTATTCAATCATCAATCGGAGAATACAGCATCAAATCGTGGTGCAGCCGCCATTCTCGGAATTATTTGTGCTATCGTGGTCGTCATCTCGGGATCACGAGCAGCGCTTCTCGCACTGTTAGCAGGTGGTGGAGTGCTTGTTGTTGCACATAGAACCAATCCACAGATAACGGCAATTGCTACACTCGGCGGGTTAGTTGCTATCGTAGCAGTTATTGTTGTTGCAGCCACCATCAATGTTGATTTTAGTGGTCGGTTTGAACTCTGGGCGGCGGCCCTCAGAGCCACCATCGAACGCCCGGCATTTGGATGGGGGCCAGGTGCTAGTGCAGACGTTCTCAAGTCGTTTCTGTCGCCCGAATCACAATATTCTGGCTTCAGTACCCACAACAGCTATATCCGGATGTTTTTCATGGGAGGAATTGTCGGGGGTGTCGGCTACCTCTTCTTGAGTATGAGTGCGCTACGTGTTGCACTGAGGGCATCCGATCCAACAACTCTCGCCCTCGTAGTCGCGGCGCTCGTGTTCTTTGTATTTGAAACGGGGACAATATTTGGTCTTGCACCGATATCGTTTGCCAGTGCACTCGCGATTGGATACGCGCAACAGGATGAAAATGCGATTATATTGCGGTTTAGATCATCCGAAGCGTGGCGATGGGGTATCATACGAATATTTACCTGA
- a CDS encoding glycosyltransferase: MIPSTIVTRQDEHSTADPKFSVVIPVYNDTDGIRLTLESVTGQTYPTDNYEVLAVDNGSDDRTRDVIETYSERYPALVSRQL, from the coding sequence ATGATACCCTCTACAATAGTGACCCGTCAAGACGAACACTCAACAGCGGACCCGAAATTTTCAGTCGTCATCCCGGTGTACAACGATACCGACGGAATCCGGCTGACCTTAGAATCGGTGACCGGACAGACTTATCCGACTGACAACTATGAAGTCCTCGCTGTGGATAATGGGTCCGATGACCGGACCCGTGATGTCATTGAAACCTATAGCGAACGCTATCCTGCTCTAGTGAGTCGTCAACTATAA
- a CDS encoding sugar phosphate nucleotidyltransferase has protein sequence MNGRRQAIVLAAGQGKRLRPLTDETPKTLLNVGEHAILEHILQALETTGYERVVVVTGFGNEQIETHCQPREELDVEFVHNDQFASTNNIYSLWLAKEYALDGFTLINSDTIFSAASLSELQDTSGSALLVDTEKELDDEEMQVAFGLDTISDISKEIDGDGEYIGVAKFTAEHATTLFEHIEEFIERDAVNDWYEAAFDRLFDDADVGFVRIDESWAEIDTPDDLEHAREQW, from the coding sequence ATGAACGGTCGACGCCAAGCTATCGTCCTTGCAGCCGGACAGGGCAAACGACTCCGTCCGCTTACTGACGAGACACCGAAAACGCTACTGAATGTCGGCGAACACGCGATCCTCGAACACATCCTTCAAGCGCTCGAAACGACGGGCTACGAGCGAGTAGTGGTGGTCACGGGCTTCGGTAACGAACAAATCGAGACCCACTGCCAGCCGCGTGAAGAGCTCGATGTCGAGTTCGTTCACAACGACCAGTTCGCTTCGACCAACAACATCTACTCGCTCTGGCTCGCGAAGGAATACGCTCTTGACGGGTTCACTCTTATCAATTCAGATACCATCTTCTCAGCAGCCAGCCTCTCCGAACTACAGGACACATCGGGGAGCGCGCTGCTCGTCGACACAGAAAAGGAACTCGACGACGAAGAGATGCAGGTCGCGTTCGGATTGGACACAATTAGCGACATCAGCAAGGAGATCGATGGCGACGGCGAGTACATCGGTGTTGCAAAGTTCACCGCCGAGCACGCAACGACGTTGTTCGAACACATTGAGGAGTTCATCGAGCGTGATGCCGTCAACGACTGGTACGAGGCAGCGTTCGATCGCCTGTTCGACGATGCGGATGTCGGGTTCGTTCGTATCGACGAGTCGTGGGCCGAGATCGACACCCCCGACGATCTGGAACACGCCAGAGAACAGTGGTAA
- a CDS encoding glycosyltransferase family 4 protein, with amino-acid sequence MHVLYSLSSFPKLSESFVLNEIDELTRRGHDVSVFSYHNPNDKIHHEEHQHLGVPVRYAEQTTISDAPKLVTSELLNSRVLGRSLYYDHPKDHIRTLNFARQHIEFVDDLDKPIDHIHSHFARRDKIAATYAAAHFGVSCTVTAHAYGLFADPDPHELGILFDRTDRVIVPSRYNRSYLRKQFGVTRPIDVVPATARVSKFEPTDREVPNRLLTVARLVEKKGIIYAIEAVARLAETNPDTEYHIVGTGEREEMLRQRADELGVADRVTFLGNVSDERLRQEYDEAAAFILPCVIATDGDRDGSPVAIKEAMAMETPCISTTVTGIPEMIDDETNGLLVEPRDADALAEAIATMLADANARMEMGHNARETIREKFGLEIAVEKLLSSFQKSIQ; translated from the coding sequence ATGCACGTTTTGTACTCCCTTAGTAGCTTTCCGAAGCTCTCGGAGAGTTTTGTGCTAAACGAGATTGATGAGCTAACGCGGCGAGGTCACGACGTTTCTGTATTCTCTTATCACAACCCGAATGATAAAATCCATCACGAGGAACATCAGCATCTTGGTGTACCGGTACGCTACGCCGAACAAACGACAATATCCGACGCTCCCAAATTAGTCACATCCGAGTTGCTCAATAGTCGTGTTTTGGGTCGGTCTTTGTACTATGATCATCCAAAAGATCACATTAGAACTCTTAATTTCGCTCGGCAGCATATCGAGTTCGTAGACGATCTCGATAAACCGATCGACCATATTCACAGCCATTTCGCTCGCCGAGACAAAATCGCCGCGACCTACGCGGCTGCCCATTTTGGAGTTTCCTGTACTGTAACTGCCCACGCGTATGGACTGTTCGCTGACCCCGATCCACACGAACTCGGGATACTGTTCGACCGGACCGACCGTGTAATCGTCCCCTCTCGATACAACCGATCGTATCTCCGCAAGCAGTTCGGTGTCACGAGACCGATCGATGTTGTTCCGGCGACGGCACGGGTTTCGAAATTCGAGCCCACGGACCGAGAGGTACCGAACCGGCTCCTGACCGTTGCCCGTTTGGTCGAGAAGAAAGGCATTATCTACGCAATCGAGGCGGTTGCTCGTCTCGCCGAAACCAACCCGGACACCGAATACCACATCGTCGGGACCGGCGAACGCGAGGAGATGCTTCGCCAGCGTGCGGACGAGCTGGGCGTTGCGGACCGGGTGACGTTTCTCGGGAACGTGAGCGACGAGCGTCTTCGGCAGGAGTACGACGAGGCCGCTGCGTTCATCCTCCCGTGTGTGATCGCCACCGACGGAGATCGTGACGGGTCGCCGGTCGCCATCAAAGAAGCGATGGCGATGGAAACACCATGCATCTCGACGACTGTGACCGGGATTCCCGAGATGATTGACGACGAAACCAACGGCTTGCTGGTCGAACCACGTGATGCTGACGCACTTGCCGAGGCGATTGCAACCATGCTGGCGGACGCGAACGCTCGAATGGAGATGGGCCACAACGCACGCGAGACGATCCGCGAGAAGTTTGGCCTCGAAATAGCTGTCGAGAAATTGCTTTCCTCGTTTCAGAAATCGATACAATAA
- a CDS encoding CDP-glycerol glycerophosphotransferase family protein: MIERLFDGVKYALLGGLFVLSYLWPRDESLWVFGAKGGTAFVDNSKYLYLYTAAEREHIRPVWLSKNETVIEELQAAGYEAYHTDSLRGIYLNLRAGFVFVSDGVADTNRWCFGGATVVNLWHGVGLKKVRWDSNTTTGPLFGKLFDWPIYRLFKRCDWFVVTSEAMVEPFAAGRRQPTDRILTTGYPRNDFLEDIVPGHSLAAETKVYEQCRQLSEDGTMFLYVPTYHTETGERIEDHLSLLELNALLAEIDAYLIVKLHPHDEFDVDSTKLSRITTLPSTIDIYPLLKYTDALLTDYSSIYFDYLLLDKPIVFYPFDLEEYRQERDFFLDYERVTPGPVATDFDELLEHLNEVAEVDTFATERQVVRDEYLQQPIESRCKTICDRFDATCD; encoded by the coding sequence GTGATCGAGCGCCTGTTCGACGGCGTGAAATACGCGCTGCTTGGCGGGCTGTTCGTACTTTCGTATCTCTGGCCGAGAGACGAGTCGCTGTGGGTGTTCGGTGCGAAAGGCGGGACAGCGTTCGTCGACAACTCGAAATATCTGTACCTCTACACGGCTGCGGAGCGCGAACACATTCGCCCAGTCTGGCTTTCGAAAAACGAGACCGTTATCGAGGAGCTGCAAGCAGCAGGATACGAGGCGTACCACACGGATTCCCTGCGTGGAATTTACCTCAATCTCAGGGCAGGGTTTGTCTTCGTCAGCGACGGCGTGGCGGACACGAACCGATGGTGTTTCGGTGGTGCAACGGTTGTCAACTTGTGGCATGGGGTCGGCTTGAAGAAAGTCCGATGGGATAGTAACACCACGACCGGTCCACTATTCGGGAAACTGTTTGACTGGCCCATATACAGACTATTCAAACGGTGCGATTGGTTCGTGGTGACGAGTGAGGCGATGGTTGAACCGTTTGCAGCGGGTCGCCGACAGCCTACAGATCGGATTCTCACGACTGGCTATCCGAGAAATGATTTTCTGGAAGACATCGTTCCAGGCCACAGTCTCGCGGCCGAAACCAAGGTGTACGAGCAGTGCCGACAACTATCGGAAGACGGAACAATGTTCCTCTATGTTCCTACCTATCACACTGAAACCGGCGAACGTATCGAAGACCATCTTAGTCTGCTGGAGCTCAACGCACTGCTGGCCGAAATCGACGCATATCTGATCGTCAAGCTACATCCTCACGATGAATTCGACGTCGATAGTACGAAGCTATCGAGAATCACCACGCTCCCGTCGACAATCGATATCTATCCGCTGTTGAAATACACTGACGCACTGCTCACAGACTATTCATCGATCTATTTCGATTATCTTCTGCTCGATAAGCCGATCGTGTTCTATCCGTTCGATCTCGAAGAATATCGGCAAGAGCGTGATTTTTTCCTTGATTACGAGCGAGTCACGCCCGGTCCAGTGGCCACTGATTTCGATGAATTGTTAGAGCATCTGAACGAAGTGGCTGAAGTGGATACGTTTGCGACGGAACGTCAAGTAGTGCGTGACGAATATCTCCAGCAGCCGATCGAAAGCCGCTGCAAAACCATTTGTGATCGGTTCGATGCGACATGCGACTGA
- a CDS encoding glycosyltransferase has product MRQAKGSLIAFIDADMTVRADWLESLALSHRKHGWDYAGCEMAVYTECDTWTARYDKTLYGFPVEKYLKERNFVHTGCLTTTQDVFNTVGLFDTQMTSQGDHEFGERVSDAGFNQQFISEAVMYHPARTNLHTWLKKQSRIGRGATEKRRLHPEIVWGSTLSNPRRFLPPHPGRFHERLTDAVDDPTLAESIAFYALDTASKYARTVGSLREQYRAKFEKHTKGTDGTR; this is encoded by the coding sequence GTGCGACAGGCAAAGGGCTCACTGATCGCGTTTATCGATGCCGATATGACCGTTCGCGCGGACTGGCTCGAATCGCTTGCTCTCTCACATCGCAAACATGGATGGGACTACGCCGGCTGTGAGATGGCCGTATACACTGAGTGTGACACCTGGACTGCCAGGTATGATAAGACTCTCTATGGATTTCCCGTCGAGAAGTATCTAAAAGAGCGTAATTTCGTCCACACCGGCTGTTTGACGACAACACAAGATGTATTCAACACCGTAGGGCTGTTTGACACCCAGATGACCTCGCAGGGAGACCACGAGTTCGGGGAGCGTGTATCTGATGCCGGATTTAATCAACAATTCATCTCTGAAGCAGTGATGTATCATCCGGCACGTACAAACCTACATACGTGGCTCAAGAAACAATCTCGTATTGGGCGTGGGGCCACAGAGAAGCGCCGACTGCATCCGGAGATTGTATGGGGATCTACATTATCGAATCCCCGCCGCTTTCTCCCGCCTCACCCTGGTCGTTTCCACGAACGACTTACGGATGCAGTTGACGATCCCACGCTGGCTGAAAGTATTGCATTCTACGCACTCGACACCGCTAGCAAGTATGCCCGGACTGTAGGTAGTCTCCGTGAACAATATCGAGCGAAATTCGAGAAACATACCAAAGGAACAGATGGCACAAGGTGA
- a CDS encoding IS630 family transposase (programmed frameshift), which produces MSQSTYPIELTEEERDTLNAITSHGVHRAQKITRARILLQADDGKSDSDIAESLGCSPATAWRTRKKFHERDRLDAIERKNPDRTYERKLDGEDEAHLIALATSEPPDGRARWTLRLLSDKLVVLDEIDHESVSHETVRQVLKKNELQPHRSKQWVIPPEQDTEFIYHMEDVLSLYREPYDPDRPLVCFDEHPKQLLKQVEQPRPAQPGTVAREDYQYERNGTKNLFLASEPLAGWRAVRVKDRRTTEDWVHFMQHLVDQHYPDADCIRVVLDNLNTHKPAAFYEYFDPAEARRILDKLEFHFTPVHGSWLNMAEIEFNTLQQQCLDRRIPDAATLRQEVAAWKKERNSDDTDIDWRFTTDDARIKLKRLYPSIDD; this is translated from the exons ATGAGCCAGTCAACGTACCCGATCGAGCTGACCGAAGAAGAACGCGACACTCTCAACGCGATCACATCCCACGGCGTTCACCGAGCACAGAAGATTACTCGTGCGCGCATCCTACTCCAAGCAGACGACGGCAAGAGTGACTCGGATATCGCCGAGTCACTCGGCTGTAGCCCAGCTACAGCGTGGCGAACCCGGAAAAAGTTCCACGAACGCGACCGGCTTGATGCCATCGAACGCAAAAATCCTGACCGCACCTACGAACGCAAACTCGACGGTGAGGACGAAGCTCATCTCATTGCCCTTGCTACCAGCGAGCCGCCCGACGGGCGCGCTCGCTGGACGCTCCGTCTTCTCTCCGACAAACTTGTTGTCCTCGACGAGATCGATCACGAATCAGTCTCTCACGAAACCGTGCGTCAAGTCCTCA AAAAAAACGAGCTACAGCCTCACCGATCCAAGCAATGGGTGATCCCGCCAGAGCAAGACACCGAGTTCATCTACCACATGGAGGACGTCCTCTCACTCTACCGCGAACCATACGACCCAGACCGGCCTCTCGTTTGTTTCGACGAGCATCCCAAACAGCTACTCAAGCAGGTCGAGCAACCGCGCCCGGCTCAGCCGGGCACGGTTGCCCGCGAAGACTACCAGTACGAGCGTAACGGCACCAAGAACCTGTTTCTGGCCTCCGAACCGCTTGCCGGCTGGCGAGCGGTGAGGGTCAAAGATCGCCGAACCACTGAAGACTGGGTTCACTTCATGCAGCACCTCGTTGATCAGCACTACCCGGATGCGGACTGCATCCGGGTGGTGCTGGACAACCTCAACACGCACAAGCCGGCAGCCTTCTACGAGTATTTCGATCCAGCTGAAGCACGGCGGATACTCGACAAGCTCGAATTTCACTTCACGCCAGTACACGGTAGCTGGCTCAATATGGCGGAAATCGAGTTCAATACGCTCCAGCAGCAGTGTCTCGACAGACGCATCCCCGACGCGGCGACGCTCCGTCAGGAGGTCGCCGCGTGGAAGAAGGAACGAAACAGCGATGATACCGACATTGACTGGCGGTTCACGACCGACGATGCCCGAATCAAACTGAAGCGGCTATATCCTTCAATTGACGACTGA